The following are encoded together in the Chiroxiphia lanceolata isolate bChiLan1 chromosome 8, bChiLan1.pri, whole genome shotgun sequence genome:
- the GSTO1 gene encoding glutathione S-transferase omega-1 — MANDRSRSLGKGSAAPGPVPEGLLRLYGMRFCPFAQRTRLVLRAKGISHEVVNINLKNKPDWFFEKNPSGLVPVLETSKGQLIWESPITCEYLDEAFPEKKLMPSDPYERARQKMILEDFSKITPLLFKHVLAVKDGQDTTALKAEIAEKFGKFEEILSKRNTVFFGGNSISMLDYMIWPWFERLEAFQLIDTLNHAPKLQRWMEAMKEDPAVKATMTDTQTFKNYLQLYLVNSPEACDYGL; from the exons ATGGCGAACGATCGCTCCCGCAGCCTGGGCAAGG GTAGCGCGGCGCCGGGGCCCGTGCCCGAGGGGCTGCTGCGGCTGTACGGCATGAGGTTCTGCCCCTTCGCGCAGAGAACGCGCCTGGTTCTCCGCGCCAAGGGCATCAG CCATGAAGTAGTCAACATCAATCTGAAGAACAAACCTGACTGGTTCTTTGAGAAGAACCCCTCTGGGCTGGTCCCTGTTCTGGAGACCAGCAAGGGCCAGCTGATCTGGGAGTCCCCAATCACTTGTGAATATTTGGATGAGGCATTTCCAGAGAAGAAGCTGATGCCTTCAGACCCATATGAGCGAGCCCGTCAGAAGATGATCTTGGAAGACTTCTCAAAG ATAACACCCTTACTTTTCAAGCATGTGTTGGCAGTTAAAGATGGACAAGACACCACAGCACTGAAAGCAGAGATTGCTGAAAAGTTTGGCAAATTCGAAGAG ATTCTGTCCAAACGCAACACTGTGTTTTTTGGTGGGAACTCCATCTCTATGCTTGACTACATGATCTGGCCGTGGTTTGAACGCCTGGAAGCATTCCAGCTGATAGA CACTTTGAATCACGCACCAAAGCTCCAACGCTGGATGGAGGCCATGAAGGAGGACCCTGCTGTCAAGGCTACAATGACTGACACACAGACATTCAAAAACTACCTCCAGCTGTATTTGGTGAACAGCCCTGAGGCATGTGATTATGGGCTCTGA